The following coding sequences lie in one Ostrinia nubilalis chromosome 2, ilOstNubi1.1, whole genome shotgun sequence genomic window:
- the LOC135085089 gene encoding uncharacterized protein LOC135085089 codes for MTNTKQLKITNIFRRGASAKIPEDCDEVQEEIQQLEQKLKEKQDELFQLQRNRLRNSCKNKISPPKNKPDPFIRPQKIVLHNSVENLKRNLELISMLSGTEVQSYVANDHCCIVYHMQHDSQFIIKHGLKIDMQSGVNEISKSSLPLGFNLSAVMEGFDNVMMPDCLSAIRKALVAYYDRLEQYEALKKLLNVEATLFKVIDGSHIEVSFTAHSDMEPEDEQIHIVLMLDYRVYDIRPKTITFKEMDLPEGAVEALREQCTIFKKKPLRKAFKEAFITGIGPYKLTQQIGPRPSERPQRRRPRPHNKHYHNDDTFHPEDCSDQSDYASDN; via the exons ATGACGAATACAAAGCAATTGAAGATTACCAATATATTTCGCAGGGGAG cTTCTGCAAAAATCCCTGAAGACTGTGACGAAGTTCAGGAAGAAATACAGCAACTGGAACAGAAGCTAAAAGAAAAGCAGGATGAGCTCTTTCAGCTCCAAAGAAACCGTTTGAGGAACAGttgtaaaaacaaaatttcaccGCCTAAGAATAAGCCTGACCCGTTTATTAGACctcaa AAAATTGTCCTGCATAACTCAGTGGAGAACTTGAAAAGGAACCTGGAGCTTATATCAATGCTGTCTGGTACAGAGGTACAATCATATGTTGCAAACGACCACTGCTGTATTGTGTACCATATGCAGCATGATTCACAGTTCATTATCAAACATGGATTAAAGATTGATATGCAGTCAG GTGTTAATGAAATTTCAAAATCTTCACTGCCACTTGGGTTCAACCTGAGTGCTGTGATGGAAGGATTCGACAATGTGATGATGCCAGACTGCCTCAGTGCTATCAGGAAGGCACTAGTAGCATACTACGACAGGCTGGAGCAGTATGAAGCACTGAAG AAACTTCTGAATGTCGAGGCGACACTATTCAAAGTGATTGACGGTTCACACATAGAGGTGTCGTTTACCGCTCACAGTGATATGGAGCCAGAAGATGAGCAGATCCACATAGTCCTTATGCTGGACTACAGAGTATATGATATTAGACCGAAGACTATTACTTTTAAAGAAATGG ACCTTCCTGAGGGCGCGGTTGAGGCGCTGAGGGAGCAGTGCACGATTTTCAAAAAGAAGCCGCTTCGGAAAGCATTCAAGGAAGCCTTCATCACTGGCATCGGACCATACAAATTGACTCAACAG ATCGGCCCTCGGCCCTCGGAGCGGCCGCagcgccggcgcccgcgcccTCACAACAAGCACTACCATAACGACGACACCTTCCACCCTGAGGATTGCTCCGACCAGAGCGACTATGCCAGCGACAACTGA